In Verrucomicrobiia bacterium, the genomic window AGAAGGTTCCTGTATGAAACTCGTCGCCGCGGGTGAATCCCTGCTTCCAAGCCAGAAAGATGCCGAATAGAAGCAGAAGCGCGATTGGAGCTCCACGCGCCGAACGTCTCAATCCCGCCGCCAGACTCCCGGCAACCAGGAGAAAAGCCAGAATCGCACACGCGAGGCGATTGGGGTCCGGAACGACCCCCATTGCCATTTGGTAACCGCGCGCGACTTCCTGCGTGCTCTGCAACCAAACCGGAATATTACCCCAAGGCTGGTGTGCCAGCTCACGCCAGGAAAAACCAAAAGCCAAAGCAAATCCGCCAAATATCGAAATCCCGCGGAGCGCCTGTCTGTTCAGCAGGCACCAGAGTAAGCCGCAACCAAGCATCACGCATATAAAGGCCAGATAGGTGCCTTTTACGAGCGCGATCAGGCCGAGAGCGGCTGTGCCTGCGATTTCGGGCCAACCGATCCCCTCCATACTGCAAATTCTCACGCCCAGAACAGTGATAAGCAACAAATAAAAGGAATCCCAATCCAACGCTGGTAACAAACCCATCAAACCGAGGATCATCCACTGCGGCATGCTCCTCATTTCGTTTCTTGGGGGAGACATCTGCGCAAGTCGCCATACCAGCGCCAAATAAATAGCCCTCGAGCCAGCCTCAAAAAGCGCCACGGCCAACCATGTCCCAGGGGCATATTGGTTTTGGGCCAGGTATCCTAGCGGCCCGTAGGTGAAGACCAAATCGCGCCCAAATTGGAGGTGGTGGACCGCGGCGTAATTCAGGACCGCTTGCCACGAAGGATCGGTTGTCGGAATCGGCAGCCGTGATGGAAGAACTAACAGGCAAAACCAGGCACCCACCAGGAAAGCTCGCAGAAGGATTTTGCGGGTGGCTAACCCGGGGCGACAGAGGCACTGGTTCGTTGCGCTTTCGATGGCCGTCAATGCCTGGATGATAGCGGCCTCCGCCGCCCGGTCAATCCGCGCCTCCAGGCATTACGATACAATCTTGTAACCGGGTCCCTTTCTCGTGCTCGACACTCGCTAACGCAACTTGACCCCAGTGGCTTCGAGATGGTCGGGACCTTCAGCAGCGGAAACCGACTGGGGGTCTGGGGGCCGCCTTTCGGCCTGGGTTCGCCGCTTATGAGAAAGAGCGATAAAAGGATGTTCGAAAAGCCGATAGGTCACCGCGGAGCAGGCGACCACAAAAACAGCGCATGCGCCGATCAAGCCCCAGTAGGGCAGAGGTTTCATGGCCACCACAGGATAAAAATGGTTCATAATGCGCAGCGCCAAATACAGTGCGATCCCATGAAGCAAATAGATGCTATAGCTGATGGTTCCAAGGACCTTGGCGCCACGAATACGTAGAAGACCCAATAGATCATTACCCAGTGCAAAGCACACGAAGGCCAGTCCTGCAAACTGCACATTCCAGAAGCTTCCATGGCTAAGAAGACTCAAGACGACAAGGAGCATGGCCAAAGCCCCGACCCAACTTCGTTTTGCTGTTCGGCAAACCAAGCTGCCTGAAAAATGTGCGACGAGATGGGCGGTGCACATCCCATAAAGAAAACAGAGGATCCTGTCTCCTGCGGGCCATTGGGGAAGCCAAATCCACGAACATGAGGTGATGATTGCTGCAAGTACCACAAATCGCCAGGAGAGGGGTCGGCGCACCAGCCGGGCTGTTAAGGGCAGGAGTAAGTAGAAGGCCCATTCATATCGAAGAGACCATGTCACCCCGGCATTCACTGGTCTTGTATCCACGCCGTTTATGACCCCAACGGGTCCCATCCCAAGAGACAGTGCGCGGCCAAGTTCAGCCATCAGGCCCAATGGACTGGAAGAAATGTGAAAATGCGAACGCTCGGCTACGATCAGAAGAATGACCAAAATCGAAAAAAGGTAAAGGGGTGCTAAGCGGAGGAACCTGTTTCGATAGAGACCGAGGGCCGGCAGGTGCCCGTTTTTAGCGATGGCCTTGGACCAAAAAAGGAATCCCGTGATCATGAAGAAAAACATAACTCCTGTAGGTCCCAAGGCGCTGTAAAACTGCGATCCAACCGCTCCCCAAGTCCCAGTACGATAAAAGTTGTATTGCACCACGGCGTGATGGAAAAACACCGCCAAAGCCAAATAACCCCTCAGTCCGTCCAGAGCCTCATAATGCGTGGCTTGGCTCGCCTGAATAGTTGCTCGGAAAAATGGAATCGACCGAAAGATCATCGCCCCCATCCCGAGCAGTAGCACCATGATGCCAAAATACGGGAGAGTACTGTTTACGGACTGCATCATTCCGTTGCTCTGTCAGCCTTCCGGCGATTCGTTATGGTACAACACGGTAGAAGATTGCCTGGTGAATCTACGCCAAGCAAGAACTCCCTGCTGGGCTTGGGGGAATGACGAGCGCGGCGCACCGGCGTTGACGGATCGTTACCTTTAGTTATCCTGCCGGCATGGGCCTGCAGCAAGATTCTGGCTTTTGGGCCAGGAGAAATCACAAGAAGCGCTTACCCACGCTTATCGCACGGCGCGGGTAGGACAACTCATGCCTGGAAATTTTACAACGCAAGCCCGGTGGGACGTCAGCTACCGCGATGTGGCTCTTCAGGCCGCTCCGCTAGGCGATCCGGTCCGAGGATGGCTGGAGCGCTGGGTGCCTCGCGGCCAAGGCCCCTGCCTGGAGTTGGGCTGTTTTCCAGGACGTTATTTGGCCGTTCTCGGTGAACTCGGTTACGAATTGCACGGAGTGGATCTGACGCCGCGCGTCGAATCCGATTTGCCAGCCTGGCTCCAGCAGCAGGCATATCGGGTGGGCCAATTCATAAAGGGAGATGTTTTTACCCATACTTTCGCCAGGAAATTCGAGGTCGTCTGCTCGTTTGGGCTGATTGAGCACTTTGGCAACTGGACTGAGTTGGTGGATATCCACGCAGGCCTGGTTGAGCAGGGAGGACTGCTTGTGCTGGCCACTCCAAATTTCCGTGGCTGGGTGCAGCATGGTTTGCATGCCTGGCTCGACGGCGCAAATCTGGCCGAGCACAACCTCGCCGCGATGCGTCCAAACCAATGGTCACACCAAGTTCGGGACGCCGGGTTTGAGATATTGATTTCTGGCTGGTTTGGCACTTTCGATTTTTGGGCAAACGCCGATCCCAGGCGGTCCCGATTCAAAAGAGCCATCATAAAAGTCGTCCGGCGTCTCATTCCAATGTTTCGACTGCTACCGGAGGGGGTCACGGCCTATGCCCCCTATTGTGGGTTGGTGGCACGGAAGGCAGGTTGAAATCATGATCCGGCGCCTCAGGGAATTTGTCCGCCGCCTGCTTCTACGCGGGCCGCTGTTAGATTGGTGGGTCGCACGGCGAGCGCGCCAATGGGAGGCGGCCTTTCGCGGACAATTGTCGGCGTTCGTCCGCGAAGCGGTTCCTATGGCTCCGCGGCCCCCTTTGGTCGTGGACGGGGCATTACGGCGTATTCTTTTTATCGCAGACTGTATGTGGGAGCTGAGGGACCTCGTGCCCGAGTTGCAAAAAATCGCGGCGGTATCAGTCCTCGACCTGCGGGATTCATTGAAGGACCCGGTTAGAACTGGCACAGATCGTCAGGCGGTTGCCTCAGCGTTGGAATGCCTCGCTGGAAACGGCGGAAGTCCCCTTCCAGACCTGATCCTGTTTTACGCCCGGCCCGCTCTGCTCTCCGAGGAAGCATTCCAGCATTTGCGGCGGCGCTGGAAGTGTCCTTTGTTCGGAATGAGCCTGGATGACCGGTTCGAGTTTTTTCCTCACGGTGTTTTCGCCTCCGGGAACGATGATTATCAGCATTGGGCCGGACACTTCGATATCAACCTCACCAACTGCCTTCCGGCAACCGAGTGGTATCAACGGCGGGGCTTGCATTGCATCTACATGCCTCAAGGCGTCCGGCAGCTAGACGCTCTCAGTTCACCCACTGCCGCAGATTACAAATACGAATTCAGTTTCGTCGGGTCTAGGAAACCCGAGCGGGGGACCGTCATTGATCAGCTTTTGCAGGCGGGGATTCCGATTCGCCTGTTTGGCGAAGGCTGGCCACACAGCCAATGGACCGATGATCCTTATTCGGTTTACCGCAGCACCCAAATTAACCTTGGCATAGGCTTCGCCACGCCATCCTCAGTCATCACGACCGTTAAGAATCGTGATTTTGAGTGTCCAGGCGCAGGCGGCTGCTACCTTACGACCTACAATTGGGAACTCGTAAAGCTTTTTGAATTAGGCAAAGAGATTCTCTGCTATCGGTCCGTTGAAGAGCTAATCGAGATGTACGCCTACTACCGCAGACGTCCCGAGGAGTGTTTGAAGATCGGGCAGGCAGCCTGGCGCCGGTGCGCCAACGAGCACACGTGGGAAAAGCGTTTCCGAAAGGTCTTTCTGGAAGCCGGCTTCAAACTCGATTAACCCAAGCTCCTATGGGCTATCTCGATTATTATAAATACCAGGCAACGGCGCGCGGCGTGAGAAGCGTCCAGGATGTTTATCGCATCGCCCATGAAAAAGCTTACGTCTATGATCGCATCGTTCTCCCGTGGCTCCCTGCGGACAAGAACAGCCCCATTGCC contains:
- a CDS encoding acyltransferase, which codes for MVLLLGMGAMIFRSIPFFRATIQASQATHYEALDGLRGYLALAVFFHHAVVQYNFYRTGTWGAVGSQFYSALGPTGVMFFFMITGFLFWSKAIAKNGHLPALGLYRNRFLRLAPLYLFSILVILLIVAERSHFHISSSPLGLMAELGRALSLGMGPVGVINGVDTRPVNAGVTWSLRYEWAFYLLLPLTARLVRRPLSWRFVVLAAIITSCSWIWLPQWPAGDRILCFLYGMCTAHLVAHFSGSLVCRTAKRSWVGALAMLLVVLSLLSHGSFWNVQFAGLAFVCFALGNDLLGLLRIRGAKVLGTISYSIYLLHGIALYLALRIMNHFYPVVAMKPLPYWGLIGACAVFVVACSAVTYRLFEHPFIALSHKRRTQAERRPPDPQSVSAAEGPDHLEATGVKLR
- a CDS encoding methyltransferase domain-containing protein; translated protein: MPGNFTTQARWDVSYRDVALQAAPLGDPVRGWLERWVPRGQGPCLELGCFPGRYLAVLGELGYELHGVDLTPRVESDLPAWLQQQAYRVGQFIKGDVFTHTFARKFEVVCSFGLIEHFGNWTELVDIHAGLVEQGGLLVLATPNFRGWVQHGLHAWLDGANLAEHNLAAMRPNQWSHQVRDAGFEILISGWFGTFDFWANADPRRSRFKRAIIKVVRRLIPMFRLLPEGVTAYAPYCGLVARKAG
- a CDS encoding glycosyltransferase; this translates as MWELRDLVPELQKIAAVSVLDLRDSLKDPVRTGTDRQAVASALECLAGNGGSPLPDLILFYARPALLSEEAFQHLRRRWKCPLFGMSLDDRFEFFPHGVFASGNDDYQHWAGHFDINLTNCLPATEWYQRRGLHCIYMPQGVRQLDALSSPTAADYKYEFSFVGSRKPERGTVIDQLLQAGIPIRLFGEGWPHSQWTDDPYSVYRSTQINLGIGFATPSSVITTVKNRDFECPGAGGCYLTTYNWELVKLFELGKEILCYRSVEELIEMYAYYRRRPEECLKIGQAAWRRCANEHTWEKRFRKVFLEAGFKLD